The DNA window TATGAGTGATTACACCCGTAATCTGAAAACACTCTATGAAACACCCGCTGGTATTCCCAGTAAGTTCTCTCCACAAGTAGATAAAAGCCGCAAACTTATCAGTGATGTGCTGGCAGATAATCGAACTGTTATGACCGAGTATGAAGCAAAGAAGCTTCTGGATAACTATCAGATTTCAGTTGTTAAAAATGGACTGGCTACCACAGAAGAAGAAGCTGTGAAGATTTCTGATGAAATAGGTTATCCTCTGGTTATGAAAATAGCCTCGCCTGACATTCTGCACAAAACTGATGTAGGTGGAGTTATCCTTAATATTATGAATAAGGCAGAAGCAAAAGTTTCTTATCATAAGATAATGGATTCTGTGAATATCAAAATGCCTGATGCCGATATCCGTGGGATCTTTGTTGAGCAGATGTCCAAAAGAAAGTATGAGTTGATCATAGGCTGCAAAAATGACCCCATCTTTGGTCCAACAATTGTCTTCGGTATGGGTGGCGTTGCTGTGGAGATTTTCAAAGATACTACGGTTGGATTGCCACCGCTCAATATGGCTCTTGCCATGCGCCTGATAGAAGATACCAAGATCTATAAACTGATCAAGGGCTATCGCGGAATGCCTGGTGCGGATATCCCTGCTATCCAGTTCCTGCTTTATAAGTTCTCCTATCTCTTGATGGATTTCCCACAGATCAAAGAAATTGATATTAACCCCTATGGTGTGGATGAACGCGGGGGAATTGTACTGGATGCCAAAGTGATCCTGGACGACTCTGTAGAAGTTGACCCTAATAATCCTTATAAGCATCTGGTGATCTCTCCTTATCCTTCTCACTACATCAAAGATATCAAACTCGACACGGGATTAGCAGTTACTCTCAGACCTATCAGGCCTGAAGACGAATTTCTGGAAAAAGAAATGTTCTCTAATTTCTCTGAAAGAACCCAGAGATTCCGGTTCTTCCAATTGATCAAGGACATCTCCCATGAACAACTGATCAGATATACTCAGATTGATTATGATCGCGAAATTGCTATAATCGCCGAAGTTTCAGATGAAGGTCGCCATAAAATGGCTGGCGTTGCCAGACTTATCGCTGATCAATATAATGAAACAGCGGAATATGCTATCGTCATCGCTGACCCATGGCATAGTCAGGGACTTGGTAACAAAATTACTGACTATATACTCAAAATCGCCAAAGATCACGGAATTAAAACCGTTTATGCCAGTATCCTGGCTGTTAACCACATCATGCTGCACATGTTCAAAACCCGTGGTTTCAAATTGACAAAAGTTGAAGATGGTTATTACGCCCAAATCGAAACTGATAAGATCATCCTCAAAGAAGAAGTGTAAACTGTAACTTAATTCCGTAAAAT is part of the Candidatus Stygibacter australis genome and encodes:
- a CDS encoding GNAT family N-acetyltransferase yields the protein MITKKLSKLFNPKVIAIIGASSREGTVGNSLMKNIIGSGYDGIVYPINPKRTNILGVKTYKTLSEIPDQVDLAVIAVGAKYVPDIVEDCGINGISGIVLISAGFTEIPGEEGKMLLAQIAETIKKYNMRMIGPNCLGFIKPSIKLNATFANRMALPGKIAFISQSGALCTAILDWSVKQNVGFSHFVSIGTAMDVSFHDLIDYFGSDPQTTSIVIYMESLTDARSFLSAARAFARNKPIIVLKAGKSSEGAAAAMSHTGSLAGNDFVFDAAFKRAGVVRVDTIDELFHIAQSLSMQDKPTGKRIAIVTNAGGPGVIATDTLIAKGGNLAKLSDETMAELNEKLSPNWSKSNPVDVIGDARPVDYQVAVDACLRDRNVDGVLVILTPQSMTDPSETARMVATIGQKYKKTLLASWMGADDVSEGREILESNNIPCYDIPEDAIKCFMYMSDYTRNLKTLYETPAGIPSKFSPQVDKSRKLISDVLADNRTVMTEYEAKKLLDNYQISVVKNGLATTEEEAVKISDEIGYPLVMKIASPDILHKTDVGGVILNIMNKAEAKVSYHKIMDSVNIKMPDADIRGIFVEQMSKRKYELIIGCKNDPIFGPTIVFGMGGVAVEIFKDTTVGLPPLNMALAMRLIEDTKIYKLIKGYRGMPGADIPAIQFLLYKFSYLLMDFPQIKEIDINPYGVDERGGIVLDAKVILDDSVEVDPNNPYKHLVISPYPSHYIKDIKLDTGLAVTLRPIRPEDEFLEKEMFSNFSERTQRFRFFQLIKDISHEQLIRYTQIDYDREIAIIAEVSDEGRHKMAGVARLIADQYNETAEYAIVIADPWHSQGLGNKITDYILKIAKDHGIKTVYASILAVNHIMLHMFKTRGFKLTKVEDGYYAQIETDKIILKEEV